A stretch of Kyrpidia spormannii DNA encodes these proteins:
- the coxB gene encoding cytochrome c oxidase subunit II, with product MRPKHRIGLLFVMVGLLFGLTGCGRTDMSVFDPAGPVAKMELSVIMTSVYIMTGVFIVAMAILVYVLIRFRRRKGQDLPPKQVEGNNWMELTWTIIPLILMGILAVPTVSTAFALDQKQTGPNTMNVTVKASQFWWQFEYPDLGIVTAQALHIPVGTKVNLKLETTDVMHSFWVPRLAGKTDLIPGRVNTMWFEASQPGEYQGKCAEYCGPSHGVMDFVVIADTPQQFQAWVQKMKNPQVQPTSAQAAEGEKLFAQNCATCHAIAGTNFKGVLGPDLTGFADRPKVAGVLDNNPTDVEKWISDPAAIKPGTKMPKLPLNQQQISALSAFLEGLK from the coding sequence GTGAGGCCGAAACATCGCATCGGACTACTGTTTGTCATGGTAGGGCTCCTGTTTGGGCTGACCGGTTGCGGAAGGACCGATATGTCCGTTTTCGATCCGGCCGGGCCGGTGGCCAAGATGGAATTATCGGTGATTATGACCAGCGTGTACATTATGACCGGCGTATTTATTGTGGCGATGGCGATTCTCGTTTATGTGCTCATCCGCTTCCGTCGGCGGAAGGGGCAGGATTTGCCGCCAAAACAGGTGGAAGGAAACAATTGGATGGAGTTGACCTGGACCATTATTCCACTCATTCTTATGGGGATTCTGGCTGTTCCGACGGTGTCCACCGCCTTTGCGCTGGATCAGAAACAGACGGGTCCGAACACCATGAATGTCACGGTTAAGGCGTCTCAGTTTTGGTGGCAGTTTGAATATCCTGATCTGGGAATTGTAACGGCGCAAGCCTTACATATCCCCGTGGGAACCAAGGTCAACCTCAAGCTGGAAACCACCGATGTCATGCATTCGTTTTGGGTGCCCCGACTGGCCGGCAAGACCGACCTCATCCCCGGCCGGGTGAACACCATGTGGTTCGAGGCCAGTCAACCGGGCGAGTATCAAGGGAAATGTGCAGAATACTGCGGCCCGAGCCACGGTGTGATGGACTTTGTTGTCATTGCCGACACGCCGCAGCAATTCCAAGCCTGGGTTCAGAAGATGAAAAATCCCCAGGTGCAGCCGACGAGTGCGCAGGCGGCTGAGGGCGAGAAGTTGTTCGCGCAAAATTGCGCCACATGCCACGCCATTGCGGGAACCAACTTCAAAGGGGTTCTGGGGCCGGATTTGACGGGTTTTGCGGATCGTCCGAAAGTGGCTGGGGTGCTGGATAATAACCCCACCGATGTGGAGAAGTGGATCAGCGATCCGGCGGCGATCAAACCGGGCACCAAGATGCCCAAACTGCCCTTGAATCAGCAGCAGATCTCGGCGCTCTCCGCATTCTTGGAGGGGTTGAAATAA
- the ctaD gene encoding cytochrome c oxidase subunit I, producing MAKPLEEVLSHHVHTVEAPHKRHWLLDYLSTVDHKKIGIMYVLIGVFYLLVGGVEALLMRIQLFVPNNQFVSYPTFNELFTMHGTNMIFFAAMPLIFGLVNLIMPVQIGARDVAFPFMNAVSLWFTFVGALLVNISWFFGPAPSAGWFAYTPIGLDKYTPGTGMDFYVIGLQIAGFGSLMGAINFIATILNMRAPGMTLLRMPLFTWTSLVTSGLIVFGFPPLTVGLFLYMFERLFGGHFFDATMGGNPLLWTHLFWIFGHPEVYIVVLPAFGMISEVVATFSRKRIFGYTSMVIATVLIGFIGFMVWVHHMFTVGLGAMANSIFAISTMLIGIPTGMKVFNWLFTMWGGQIRFKPPMMFALGFLPTFVIGGFTGVMLAAAPADFQYHGSYFVVAHFHYTLIGGVVFGFFAGLYYWFPKITGRMMSEVLGHINFWLMFIGFHLTFFPMHLAGLFGMPRRVPTYNPGMGLEIWNQLSTIGAFIMGVSMIVFAANVVYAFTKGKVAGADPWDARTLEWAVPSPIPEYNFAQTPLVRGLDPLWIAKEEGSTVPAAEPLGPIHMPSNSFLPLVMAVGLFIAGFAAIYHRLFFIVLGLEVIALAMFYHSLNDDEGHHILPEESTRVREVRA from the coding sequence ATGGCAAAACCGCTGGAAGAAGTGTTGAGCCATCACGTGCATACCGTCGAAGCGCCTCATAAGCGCCACTGGTTGTTGGACTATCTGTCGACGGTGGATCATAAAAAGATCGGGATCATGTATGTGCTGATCGGGGTGTTCTATCTGCTCGTCGGGGGCGTGGAAGCGCTTCTGATGCGTATTCAGCTGTTTGTGCCCAATAATCAGTTTGTGAGTTACCCGACCTTTAACGAATTATTCACCATGCATGGAACGAACATGATCTTCTTCGCAGCCATGCCTTTGATCTTCGGATTGGTCAACTTGATCATGCCGGTTCAGATCGGGGCTCGGGACGTGGCGTTCCCCTTCATGAACGCCGTCAGCCTATGGTTCACTTTCGTGGGGGCTTTGCTCGTAAACATCAGCTGGTTTTTTGGCCCTGCTCCAAGTGCCGGTTGGTTTGCTTATACCCCCATCGGGCTCGATAAGTATACTCCCGGCACAGGGATGGACTTTTACGTCATCGGCCTACAGATTGCGGGCTTCGGGTCGTTAATGGGCGCGATCAATTTCATCGCCACGATTCTCAACATGCGGGCGCCGGGCATGACCCTGCTCAGGATGCCGCTGTTCACGTGGACCAGCCTGGTGACCTCCGGCCTGATCGTGTTCGGATTTCCGCCGTTGACCGTAGGCCTGTTCTTGTATATGTTCGAGCGACTTTTTGGCGGCCACTTCTTCGATGCGACCATGGGTGGGAACCCGCTGTTGTGGACGCACCTGTTCTGGATCTTCGGACACCCAGAAGTGTACATCGTCGTGCTCCCAGCTTTCGGGATGATCTCCGAAGTGGTGGCGACCTTCTCCAGGAAGCGCATTTTCGGTTACACCTCCATGGTCATTGCGACAGTGTTGATCGGCTTTATCGGCTTCATGGTGTGGGTGCACCACATGTTCACGGTGGGCTTGGGGGCGATGGCCAACTCGATTTTTGCGATTTCCACGATGCTCATCGGTATCCCGACCGGGATGAAAGTCTTTAACTGGTTGTTCACCATGTGGGGCGGTCAGATCCGGTTCAAGCCCCCCATGATGTTCGCCTTGGGATTCCTGCCCACCTTCGTGATCGGCGGGTTCACGGGCGTGATGCTAGCGGCTGCTCCGGCGGACTTTCAGTATCACGGGTCCTACTTCGTGGTGGCGCACTTCCATTACACGTTGATCGGCGGCGTGGTGTTCGGTTTCTTCGCAGGTCTTTATTACTGGTTCCCGAAGATCACCGGCCGGATGATGAGCGAGGTGCTGGGCCATATCAATTTCTGGCTGATGTTCATTGGGTTCCACCTGACGTTCTTCCCGATGCACTTGGCCGGACTGTTTGGCATGCCACGCCGGGTACCCACCTACAACCCGGGTATGGGGCTGGAGATCTGGAACCAATTGTCGACGATCGGCGCCTTTATCATGGGTGTGTCGATGATCGTCTTCGCTGCCAATGTGGTGTATGCCTTCACCAAGGGCAAGGTGGCGGGGGCCGATCCCTGGGATGCCCGGACCCTGGAGTGGGCGGTTCCATCCCCGATTCCGGAGTACAACTTCGCTCAGACGCCTTTGGTGCGCGGCCTGGATCCCCTGTGGATCGCCAAAGAAGAGGGCTCGACGGTCCCGGCAGCCGAACCCTTGGGTCCCATTCACATGCCGTCGAATTCGTTTCTGCCTTTGGTGATGGCCGTCGGACTGTTTATCGCCGGATTTGCGGCTATCTACCATCGCCTCTTCTTCATCGTGCTGGGACTTGAGGTGATTGCATTGGCGATGTTTTATCACTCCCTCAATGACGACGAAGGACATCACATTCTTCCGGAGGAGAGCACTCGGGTGAGGGAGGTGCGGGCGTAA
- a CDS encoding cytochrome (ubi)quinol oxidase subunit III, translated as MEAMETQPRLVNAGDRLELGPETATLEGKNKVLGFWVFLGGECALFASLFATYLTLRGHTLNGPTAHELFHLPIIGLATILLLTSSLTGVLGINAMHRGNLGSLLRWLGVTVLLGLGFLAVQVVEFITYAGEGFGFGTSAFSSAFFTLVGFHGGHVAFGVIWISILMLQLRRSGITPRKAPKVFIASLYWHFVDVVWVFIFTVVYLMGILGIS; from the coding sequence ATGGAAGCCATGGAAACTCAGCCCAGGCTGGTCAATGCCGGGGATCGGCTTGAATTAGGACCAGAAACAGCGACCCTTGAGGGGAAAAATAAGGTTCTTGGATTCTGGGTATTCCTGGGGGGCGAATGCGCCCTGTTCGCCTCCCTCTTTGCCACTTACCTGACCCTTCGAGGGCACACCCTAAACGGTCCGACTGCCCACGAGTTGTTTCACCTGCCGATCATCGGCCTGGCCACCATCTTGCTGTTGACGAGCAGCCTGACCGGCGTGCTCGGCATCAATGCCATGCACCGGGGCAACCTTGGCTCGCTTCTCCGTTGGTTGGGGGTCACTGTGTTGCTCGGCCTAGGGTTTTTGGCCGTGCAGGTAGTGGAATTCATCACCTACGCCGGAGAGGGATTCGGTTTCGGTACGAGTGCCTTCTCTTCCGCATTCTTTACCCTGGTCGGATTTCACGGTGGCCACGTGGCTTTCGGGGTGATCTGGATCTCGATCTTGATGCTCCAGTTGAGGCGAAGCGGAATTACCCCAAGGAAAGCGCCTAAGGTGTTCATCGCCAGCCTGTATTGGCATTTTGTCGACGTGGTGTGGGTGTTCATTTTTACCGTGGTCTATCTCATGGGCATCTTGGGGATTTCCTGA